In Myxococcota bacterium, the sequence GAACGTGACCTCGGCCTCGATGCCGCCGTTCAGGGCCAGGATGTAGCGGTTGGCGAGCGCGAGCGAGCCCTTGCAAAACACACTCGACGGCAACCCCGCCGCACGGCCGGTCGCGTCGTACTCGATCCGGGTGATGCGCCGTCGGCTCGAGGTTCCCTCGTCCGGCGGGCCCAGCTCGAACGACAGCACGTGGGCGCCGGGGTGGCCGGCGCACAGAACGGCGCCGAGCCACTCGGGCGTGATCGACTCGTAGGTCCGAGGCAGGTCGGCCGCCGTGCGTGGGACCCGGTTCGCCCGCTCTTCCGCGGCGAAGCGCTCGCGGATCTCCGCGAACCGGTCCGCCGTCACCCGAACCGCTTCTTCAGATAGTCGCCGATGCGGGTCACCGCTTCGCGCGCCTCCTCCAGGTCGCTGGCGAAGATCTGCCACACGTGGATCATGCCGGGCCAGACCTCGAGAGTGACTTCCACGCCCTCGCGCTGGGCTTTCTGCGCGAGCCGCAGCGCGTCGTCGAGCAACACCTCGCGCCGGCCGACCTGGATGAAGAGCGGCGGCAGGCCGCGCAGGCTGGCGTGGAGCGGCGCGGCCAGCGGCGTGCGCGGGCTCTGTCCTGCGAGATACGCGGTCCCCATCACGGCGACCAGGTCCTTGCCCACCATCGGATCGTCGGCGACGCCGCCGTTCATCGACTCACCGAGACCCTCGAGGTCGACCCAGGGTGACAGGAGGACCCCGGCCGCGGGCCGCGGCAGGCCGCGCTCGCGGATCGCGACCAGCGTGGCGGCCGTGAGTCCGCCGCCCGCCGAGTCACCCGCGATCGCGATGCGCTCCGGCAGAAGGCCCTGGTCGAGCAGGAACCGGTAGGCAGCGAGCGCGTCGTCGACCGCGCCCGGGAACGGGTGCTCGGGCGCGAGCCGGTAGTTCAGGCCGAGCGCGCGCGCGCCCGCGGCCGCCGACAGCCGCGCGATCATGTCGCGGTGCGAGCCGACGGAGCCGAGCACGTAGCCGCCGCCGTGCAGATACAGCACCGCGCGATCGGCGCGCGCCTGCGGGGCGTCGAGCCACTCGGCGGGAACGCCGCCCGCGCTCACGTTCGTCTGCTTCACCGGGGCGCGCTCGCGGATGTCCGTGAACAGCCGCTCCCAGCTCTCGCGCATGAAGGGCACCGTCGCGTCGGCTCCCCAGGTCGAGAACTCCTTCTGGATCCTTCCGATCAACCGGTCGAGCTCGGCTTGCGACACGTCGTCCTCCTCCGCGTCATACTTCCATACGCCCGCGAGAGCGCCGTTACAAGGAGCCCCGATGCAGCACTTCGACGCGATTGTGATCGGGGCCGGCTTCGCTGGGTTGCGGGCGCTGCACGAGCTGCGCGAGCTCGGCCTCTCTACCCAGGTGTTCGAGGCGGGGTCCGACGTGGGCGGCACGTGGTACTGGAACCGCTACCCCGGCGCGCGCACCGACTCCGAGAGCTGGGTGTACGCGTACTCGTTCTCGAAGGAGCTGCAGGACGAGTGGAGCTGGAGCGAGCGCTTCCCGCCGCAGCCGGAGGCGCTCGCGTACCTTCGGCACGTCGCCGAGCGCTTCGACATGCGCCGAGACATCGCGTTCGACACCAAAGTCGAGTCGGCGGCGTGGGACGAGAGCGCGCAGCGCTGGACCGTGCGCGACGACCGGGGCGGCCTCTGGACGTGTCGGTATCTCGTGACCGCGGTCGGCGTGCTCTCGACGCCGTACGTGCCGCCCTGGCCCGGCATCGAGAAGTTCAAGGGTGAGTGGTACGTCACGGGCCGCTGGCCGAAGGAGCGCGTGAGCTTCGCCGGCAAGCGCGTGGTCGTGATCGGCACCGGCGCGACCGCGATCCAGGCGATCCCGATCATCGCTCAGACTGCCCGACACCTGATGGTGTTGCAGCGCACGCCGAACTACGTGCTGCCCGCGCGCAACGGGCCGCTCACCGACGAGGAGCGCGACGCGATCCGCCGCGACTACGACGCCATCTGGGCGCAGGCGCGCGAGCACTTCTTCGGCTTCGCCATGGACCCGGCGGGTCGCACGATTGCCGACGTGACTCCCGAGGAGCACCAGCGCATCCTCGAGCGCGGCTGGGAGACCGGCGGCTTCCGCTTCATCTTCGAGACCTTCGACGACATCTTCATCGACGACCGGTCGAACGAGGTCGCGGCGGAATTCATTCGCAACAAGATCCGCACGATCGTGAAGGACCCGGCGACCGCCGAGCTGTTGTGCCCGAAAGACTATCCCCTCACCGCGAAGCGGCCCCCGCTCGGTCACTTCTACTACGAGACCTTCAACCGCCCGAACGTCGCGCTGGTCGACGTGAAGGACGACCCGATCACCGAGCTCACGGAGCGCGGCGTGCGCACCGCCACGCGCGAGTTCGAGGCCGACCTGATCGTGTTCGCCACCGGGTTCGACGCGGTGACCGGCACGCTCACGAAGATGGACGTGCGCGGCCGCGGCGGAGTCACGATCGCGGACAAGTGGCGCGACGGACCGCGCACGCATCTGGGCATCATGGTCGATGGCTTCCCGAACCTGTTCATGGTCTTGGGTCCCCAGAGCCCGTTCGCGAACATTCCGGTGGTGATCGACGGCATGGTCGACTGGATCGGTCGCGCCATTCAGCACTTGCGCGCGAACCGGCTCACCACGCTCGAGCCCAAGCCCGAGGCCGTGGAGGCCTGGCGCAAGCACGTCGACCGGCTCGTGAACGCCACCGTGCTGTCGAAGGGCCGGTCCTGGTTCCTGGGCGACAACATCCCGGGCAAGCCGCACGTGACGCTGTTCCATTTCGGGGGCGCTGGCGTCTACCGCCGCGAGTGTCTCGCCGAGGCGGAGAACGGGTTCGCGAGCTTCTTCACCAGCTAGGCCGGGCGAACCGAGGGCGCGACCGCGCCGTCGAGTCGTGCCGAAAGGTCGGCAGCCGGCGACGGGGGGTCGGCAGAGAGCGACGCGATCTTCGCGAAGAGGGGGCTCGAGGGGCCGGAACGGTTCGTGCAGTCAGTCGCTCGAGGGGAAGACATGACCACATTCCAGCTCAACGGAAAGACCGTGACCGTCGAAGCGCCACCGACCACGCCCGTCTTGTGGGTGCTGCGCGACAATCTCGGGCTGACGGGCACGAAGTTCGGCTGTGGCAAGGGCCTGTGCCGCGCGTGCACCGTGCACGTGGACGGGGCGGCGGTGTTCTCGTGCAAGCTCCCACTCGTCGCGCTCGGCGGGCACTCCGTCACGACCATCGAGGGTCTCTCGGGTCGGGTCGCCGAAGCCGTACAGGCGGCCTGGGACGAGATCCAGGTGCCGCAATGCGGCTACTGCCAGGTGGGCCAGGTCATGGCCGCCACCGCGCTTCTCACGAAGAGACCGAAGCCGAGCGACGCCGACATCGACACGGCCATGCAGCGCAATCTGTGCCGCTGCGGAACCTACCAGCGGATCCGCAAGGCGATTCACGACGCCGCGGCCCGGCTGGCGACGAAGACATGAGCGCCGCCGTGGGCTGGTCGCGACGCGAGTTCCTGAAGGTGTCTGCGGTCGCCGGCGGCGGGCTGATGCTCGGCGTGCGCCTGGGCTCGGCCGCGGAGCCCGCCGGTCCATTCCGCCCGAATGCATGGATCACGATCGGAACGGATGGCGGGATCACGCTGGTGAGTCATCGCAACGAGATGGGTCAGGACGTGCACACCTCGCTCGCCATGCTGCTCGCCGAGGAGCTGGCGGTCTCGCCGCAGCGAGTCAGCGTCGCCGAGGCTCCGCCCGACCCCGTGTATCTGAACAAGCTCATGGGCGCACAGATCACCGGCGGCAGCACGAGCATCCGCGACGCGTGGCTGCCGCTGCGCCGGGCGGGCGCGACGGCGCGGACGATGCTGGTCGCCGCGGCGGCAGGGCGCTGGAAGGTTCCGGCGGCGGAGTGCCGGGCGGAGAACGGAACGGTCGTCCACGGCGACAAGTCGTACGCCTACGGCGAGCTCGCGGCAGAGGCGGCCGGTCAGCCGGTTCCCCGCGAGGTCCCGCTGAAGTCGGCGAGTGACTTCTCCGTGATCGGCACGGCGCTCCCCAGGCTCGACGCTGCCGACAAGGCGCGCGGCCGCACGCTGTTCGGCATCGACGTGCAGCAGCCGGGCATGGTGCACGCGGCGCTCGCGCAGTGTCCCGTGCTGGGCGGCAAGGTCGCGTCGTTCGACGCCGGCGGCGTGCAGAGCCGGCCCGGTGTGCGCAAGGTCGTCGACATCGGCGAAGGCGTGGCCGTGATCGCGGATCACTACTGGACGGCGCGCCTCGCGCTCGCCGACGTCAAGATCACCTGGGACGAGGGTCCGGCCGCGAAGCTCGACACTGCGGCGATCTACGCGGCGCTGGAAGCGGCAAAGGACGAGGCGGGAGCGCTCATCCGGCAGGCCGGCGATCCCGCCGAAGTCTTCAGCCGCTCGCAGCCGATCCAGCTCTGGTACCAGTCACAGATGCTCGCGCACGTGTCGCTCGAGCCGCCGAACTGTCTCGCGCGCGTCTCGGGCGACGGCGTCGACGTGTGGACGAGCACGCAGTTTCCGCAGGGCGCGAGGTCGATCGCCGCGCAGGCCGCCGGCGTGGAGGCCGAGCGCGTGCGCATCCACCCGCAGTTCATCGGCGGTGGCTTCGGACGCCGGCTCGACGTGGACTTCATCGGCCAGGCGGTCGCGATCGCGAAGCAGCTCCCTGGCGTACCGGTGAAGACCATCTACAGCCGGGAGGACGACGTGACTCACGACTTCTACCGGCCGCCGAGCCTGCACCGCATGCGCGCGGTGCTGGACGGGGGCAAGCTGTCGGCGTTGACGCTCACGATGATCTCGCCCTCGATCACGCAGCGCGCCTTCCCCGGCGCCGTGAAAGACGGGAAGGACGGCTTCATGACCGAGGGCTTGGTGGACTTCACCTACGACATCCCGAATCTCGAGCTGCGCACGGTGATTCGCGAGGTGGGCATCCGCGTGGGCTACTGGCGCTCGGTGAGCAATGCGCTGAACGCGTTCGCGATCGAGAGCTTCGTCGACGAGCTCGCGCACACGGCGGGCCGCAGCCCGGTCGACTTCCGCGCGGAGCTCCTGTCGTCGCAGCCACGGCAGAAGGCGGTGCTGCTGCGCGCCGTGAAAGAGTCGGGATTCTCGACCGAGGCCGGCCCCGGTCGGGCCTTCGGCATCGCGTCGATGCAGTGCTACGAGACGCACGTCGCGCTCGTGGCCGAGGTCTCGGGCACGGCGAACAAGCTGAAGCTCGAGAAGCTCACCTACGCCGTCGACCCGGGCATCGCGGTGCACCCCGACCAGATCGTGGCGCAGCTCGAGAGCGGCGCAGTGAGTGGGCTCATCAACGCCGTGCGCAGCAAGGTGACCGTGAAGCATGGCCGGGTCGAGCAGTCGAGCTACGACTCGTTCCCGATCCCACGCATGGCCGAGATGCCGCGCACCGAGGTCGTTCTCATGCCGAGCGGCGACCCTCCCGGGGGGATGGGCGAAGTCGGCGTGCCGCTGGTCGCGCCCGCCCTGGCCAACGCGGTCTTCGCGCTCACGGGCAAGCGCATCCGGTCGCTTCCGCTCGAAGATGGTGGCGTCAAGTTCGCCTAGGGCAGGCGGACCGACAGGGCGACCGCGTCGTGGTCCGAGAGGTCGTCGCTGGGCAGGACCGCGGGCTCCGACAGCTCGAGGCCGCGCGCGAAGAACCAGTCGAGCTGCAGCGCGCCGCGTCCGCCGCGCTTGTAGGTCGGGGCCGGGCGCAGGTTCGCGGCGCGCCACGCGAAGCCGCGCGCCTCGGCCAGCGCGAACAGCGGCTCGTGCGCGACCGGGTCGGTGAGTCGGCTCGGGTCGCGCGCCAGCGCCGCGCGCAAGGCGTCGGGGTCCTCGAGCTCGGCGCGGCCGAGTGAGTGCGTGTTGACGTCGCCGCCGACCAGCGCGGGCAGGCCCGGCGCGGCCTGCTCGAGGCGGTCGAACACGACCGCGAGCTGCGCGGCGCGCTCGGCCGGGTCGGAGTGACTCTCGAGGTGCACGCTGGCCAGCGCGAGCTGGCGCGCGCCGAGCGCGATCCGGCACAGCACGGCGATGCGCGTGCCCACGCGCCGCTCGCCCCGGCGGCCGTCGAACCAGCGGCCGCCGGGCTCGAGGCGAGTCACTTCGGGGGCCACGAGCTCGGTGCGCGCGAGCACCGCGCCGCCGTGGTAGCCCACCTGGTTCCGGCCGCCGGCGCACGCGCGCTGCTCCTCGGCGTCGCCCAGGCCGAGCTCCAGGAACTCGACCGCGAAGGCGGCCGAGCAGCCCAGCCGCCCCGCGAGCTCGCGCGGCGCGTGCACCTGGCCCGAGCGCGCCATGCCC encodes:
- a CDS encoding NAD(P)/FAD-dependent oxidoreductase: MQHFDAIVIGAGFAGLRALHELRELGLSTQVFEAGSDVGGTWYWNRYPGARTDSESWVYAYSFSKELQDEWSWSERFPPQPEALAYLRHVAERFDMRRDIAFDTKVESAAWDESAQRWTVRDDRGGLWTCRYLVTAVGVLSTPYVPPWPGIEKFKGEWYVTGRWPKERVSFAGKRVVVIGTGATAIQAIPIIAQTARHLMVLQRTPNYVLPARNGPLTDEERDAIRRDYDAIWAQAREHFFGFAMDPAGRTIADVTPEEHQRILERGWETGGFRFIFETFDDIFIDDRSNEVAAEFIRNKIRTIVKDPATAELLCPKDYPLTAKRPPLGHFYYETFNRPNVALVDVKDDPITELTERGVRTATREFEADLIVFATGFDAVTGTLTKMDVRGRGGVTIADKWRDGPRTHLGIMVDGFPNLFMVLGPQSPFANIPVVIDGMVDWIGRAIQHLRANRLTTLEPKPEAVEAWRKHVDRLVNATVLSKGRSWFLGDNIPGKPHVTLFHFGGAGVYRRECLAEAENGFASFFTS
- a CDS encoding alpha/beta hydrolase, with translation MSQAELDRLIGRIQKEFSTWGADATVPFMRESWERLFTDIRERAPVKQTNVSAGGVPAEWLDAPQARADRAVLYLHGGGYVLGSVGSHRDMIARLSAAAGARALGLNYRLAPEHPFPGAVDDALAAYRFLLDQGLLPERIAIAGDSAGGGLTAATLVAIRERGLPRPAAGVLLSPWVDLEGLGESMNGGVADDPMVGKDLVAVMGTAYLAGQSPRTPLAAPLHASLRGLPPLFIQVGRREVLLDDALRLAQKAQREGVEVTLEVWPGMIHVWQIFASDLEEAREAVTRIGDYLKKRFG
- a CDS encoding molybdopterin cofactor-binding domain-containing protein — its product is MSAAVGWSRREFLKVSAVAGGGLMLGVRLGSAAEPAGPFRPNAWITIGTDGGITLVSHRNEMGQDVHTSLAMLLAEELAVSPQRVSVAEAPPDPVYLNKLMGAQITGGSTSIRDAWLPLRRAGATARTMLVAAAAGRWKVPAAECRAENGTVVHGDKSYAYGELAAEAAGQPVPREVPLKSASDFSVIGTALPRLDAADKARGRTLFGIDVQQPGMVHAALAQCPVLGGKVASFDAGGVQSRPGVRKVVDIGEGVAVIADHYWTARLALADVKITWDEGPAAKLDTAAIYAALEAAKDEAGALIRQAGDPAEVFSRSQPIQLWYQSQMLAHVSLEPPNCLARVSGDGVDVWTSTQFPQGARSIAAQAAGVEAERVRIHPQFIGGGFGRRLDVDFIGQAVAIAKQLPGVPVKTIYSREDDVTHDFYRPPSLHRMRAVLDGGKLSALTLTMISPSITQRAFPGAVKDGKDGFMTEGLVDFTYDIPNLELRTVIREVGIRVGYWRSVSNALNAFAIESFVDELAHTAGRSPVDFRAELLSSQPRQKAVLLRAVKESGFSTEAGPGRAFGIASMQCYETHVALVAEVSGTANKLKLEKLTYAVDPGIAVHPDQIVAQLESGAVSGLINAVRSKVTVKHGRVEQSSYDSFPIPRMAEMPRTEVVLMPSGDPPGGMGEVGVPLVAPALANAVFALTGKRIRSLPLEDGGVKFA
- a CDS encoding (2Fe-2S)-binding protein, whose protein sequence is MTTFQLNGKTVTVEAPPTTPVLWVLRDNLGLTGTKFGCGKGLCRACTVHVDGAAVFSCKLPLVALGGHSVTTIEGLSGRVAEAVQAAWDEIQVPQCGYCQVGQVMAATALLTKRPKPSDADIDTAMQRNLCRCGTYQRIRKAIHDAAARLATKT
- a CDS encoding endonuclease/exonuclease/phosphatase family protein; this translates as MASIPEIPERVRREILAGEATPERHAALLESLGFARALELVQARAPLGLARDSLRVVAWNAQRCREPARAAEFLRASGADAFLLSELDVGMARSGQVHAPRELAGRLGCSAAFAVEFLELGLGDAEEQRACAGGRNQVGYHGGAVLARTELVAPEVTRLEPGGRWFDGRRGERRVGTRIAVLCRIALGARQLALASVHLESHSDPAERAAQLAVVFDRLEQAAPGLPALVGGDVNTHSLGRAELEDPDALRAALARDPSRLTDPVAHEPLFALAEARGFAWRAANLRPAPTYKRGGRGALQLDWFFARGLELSEPAVLPSDDLSDHDAVALSVRLP